From a region of the Salmo trutta chromosome 10, fSalTru1.1, whole genome shotgun sequence genome:
- the syt15 gene encoding synaptotagmin-15, with protein sequence MVTMIAPFPACTTPILQSNQRSRYRPHEIPFFLPPRFKPTLRSEEGEKEGWKDLSSTHRGSLTVGSWYPVGSVRASLYWVPDVSEGSPPPGRAVQLCFSVAYRHDNEQLYVSLLRLSNLPKCFYSNDTLADLRLLPDDRRRHKARARCRGRDPEFNDSFVFQVSGVCVSESVLSVYVLSVDRGGRHHAVGRVLFPIEGELGEGGRLLWRDLETKDKMQCSGLGDIQVSLNYSPSLQRLTVVILRARSLQIHTDTGVCFQVSLQIHTRVVKSRRTPVVSSGADPGFNHKMTFKLRPSQLDQTCLSLELIASGLTPVGVVVLGPFMYARGPQLQHWTDMVNTPNELVKQWHGLGKPT encoded by the exons ATGGTCACCATGATCGCCCCCTTCCCAGCGTGCACCACTCCAATTCTCCAGAGCAATCAGAGATCCAGGTACAG GCCACATGAGATCCCATTCTTCCTGCCACCCCGATTTAAACCAACTCTCAGGAgcgaggagggggagaaagagggatggaaggaCCTTAGCAGCACCCATCGTGGATCTCTCACAGTAGGGA GCTGGTATCCAGTAGGTAGTGTAAGGGCAAGTCTTTACTGGGTCCCTGATGTCAGTGAAGGGTCACCCCCTCCTGGTCGCGCCGTGCAACTGTGCTTCTCAGTGGCCTATCGCCATGACAACGAACAGCTTTATGTCTCGCTGCTCCGCCTGAGCAACTTGCCAAAATGTTTCTATAGTAACGACACACTGGCAGATCTGCGACTTCTCCCTGACGACCGTCGCCGACACAAGGCCAGGGCTCGATGCAGGGGTCGTGACCCCGAGTTCAACGACAGCTTTGTGTTCCAg gtatcgggtgtgtgtgtatctgagagtGTGCTCAGTGTGTACGTGTTGAGTGTGGATCGGGGGGGCAGGCACCATGCGGTGGGCAGGGTTCTGTTCCCTATTGAAGGGGagctgggggaggggggcaggCTGCTCTGGAGAGACCTAGAGACTAAGGACAAaatgcag TGTTCAGGTCTTGGTGATATTCAGGTGTCTCTGAACTACAGTCCGTCTCTACAACGCCTCACTGTGGTCATACTGAGAGCACGCAGCCTGCAGATACACACTGACACAG GCGTGTGTTTCCAGGTGAGCCTACAGATCCACACTCGGGTAGTGAAATCCAGACGGACGCCAGTGGTTAGTAGTGGAGCTGACCCTGGCTTCAACCACAAGATGACCTTTAAGCTCCGCCCCTCTCAGCTCGACCAGACCTGTCTGAGCTTGGAGCTGATTGCATCAGGCCTTACCCCAGTAGGTGTGGTGGTGCTGGGGCCATTCATGTATGCCAGGGGGCCTCAGCTTCAGCACTGGACTGACATGGTCAATACACCCAACGAACTGGTCAAACAGTGGCATGGACTAGGCAAGcccacataa